TCCTCTCGAATGCGCTTTGACGGGTACGGTGTCGACGTGCGCTTTTGCTCGTCGAACCTGTTCAGTTCGACTGACCACTTGTGGACCTGGTTGGAATCCAGCCAGGTCTATTCTACGAAGAACATTGCGGCCGCTGCATTCACGTCAGCCGGCTGGGCGTTCTGCAGGTTGATGCTGAAAAAAGAGCTTGCGACTTTGCCTGCCGGAAGGTCAGGCAGCGCGGCCGGCTTCACACTGAGGCTATCCACTAGCACTTTCAAGTCGGGGGTGGACCGGTTGAACCGCGCCAGCACCCTGTCGATCGGCGCTGGGCTTCCCACAAGCGCGGACCATTGCCCCTGGAGCGCGGCCGTCGAGTATAGCGTCGTGTCGGCAGTCAGGGCCTGTGCCTGCGGCCTGTCCAGCGCCGGCAGCACGGTTGGCCGTATCCAGGTGGCCAGGTGCATCGAAGGCACGCTCGGCAGCTTGTCCAGCAGCGTCGGCAGCGGCATCTCCCAGAGCTTCTGGGGAGTAATCTCGGGCAGCCGCTACAATGAGGCTATCCTCTTCCAGAAGCTCTACGATGTTAATGGCCTTCGATGTGGTGATGTTCTCCATCACGGCGCCGGCTTTCACCGGCTCCATTTCAGCCCACACCGGCGCGGACGCCGCTGAGAACATTGCCTCTACGATCGCGGCGGCCTTGTCCATGGTGACGGTTTCTAACACGCGGACCGCTTCCCCGAACGAGAGGGACTCCATAATCTTGACCGCATCCGCGACTGTTGCGGCCTGCACTCTTTCCGCAGGGTCCGACGGAGCGGGCGCCTGGGCGCGTGCGACGGGACCCGTAGATACGGCAGGGAGAAGCGCCGCGCCGACCGCCAATGTCTTCAAGATTCTCAAACTCGCGCCTCTTGCGAACGAACGGCCGGTGGATACCACCGAAATATGGTAGCCAACCCGGGACGCTCTTACAATACGGCAGCTTTTCGTCGACCGCCGCGCGGGGTGTTGCCTGCCCCCACTCCGACAGCTATCGTTGTGGCAAATGGCGATTTGAAACGGAGGGCGAATGGAGAAGAGAGTCCTGGGAAAGACCGGCCTCGAAGTCAGCCTCCTCGGAATCGGACTGTTCGAGATCGGCCTCCTCGACAGGCGCGATGGGGTGCGGCAGGTCACCGGCCTCCTTAATGCGGCCCTGGACATGGGAATCAATTTCCTGGACACCGGCGAATGCTATTACAGCTCAGAGGATCTGATCGGCAAAGCGGTGTCCGGCAGGCGGCGCGAGTTTGTCCTCGCCACAAAGTTCGGCCACGCGGTGGAGAGTGTCGATAGTCCGGAATGGTCGAAGGTCACCCTCGCGGCGAGCCTCGACCGCAGCCTGAGGCGGTTGCAGACCGACCACGTGGACATCATCCAGCTCCACTCCTGCACGAAGGATATCCTTGAGGCAGGAGAGGTTATCGAAGCGCTCTTTCGCGCCAGGGAGGCCGGCAAGGCGAGGTATATCGGATATAGCGGCGACAATGACGCCGCGCTATGGGCCGCCCGGAGCGGCGCGTTCGACACTCTCCAGACCAGCTTCAACCTCGTGGACCAGCTCGCCAGGAAAGAGCTTCTGGGTATCGCCGAGGCGAACCACCTCGGCATAATCATCAAACGGCCTATCGGAAACACTGTCTGGGGCGCGGCCGCGAGGCCTGGCCTTTCCCGCGGTAACTACTACGAGCGGGCGGTAGCTATGTCCGCCCTCGGGCCCCTGCCCGACGCCCCGGAGGATGCCGTGGAAATGGCACTTGGGTTCATCTTCTCGCATCCCCAGGTTGACACCGCTATAGTGGGCACTACAAGCTTGAAGCATCTCAAGGCAAACGTGGAGACTATCGAGAAGAGGCTTCCGATTTCCCCCTCGACAGTAGCGGAATTGCGCCGGCGATTTGACATCCTTGGGAAGGACTGGCCGCAGCAGAAATAGGCGTGATTACCTTCTCCGCGTCTCACCCGATTCCGGCACCCATCCTCGAGCCTGCGCCGGGTCTTCCGGCCGCCGCTGCAGGTCTTCGAACGACATCTGGGCGCCACCCGGAGCTCGAGGCGCCCGATGGGCCTGCCGGGCAGTCCTGTGAGAAGTGGCCACCTCCGCCGACGCACGCGGCCTCACGGGCATTACCGGCCTGGCGATAACAAACGGCGGCAGCGGGGGCTGAGAGCCGGCGGGCTTCGCCGGAGATGCCGTCGCCCGCGGGGCGGGTACCACCGCACTCGGCGGCTTTGCTATCCACGTCGACACGTTCGGCCGCATGGGAGGGTTGTATATTCCGCGCGAAGGAGGGGGCGCCTTCTCCTCGCGAACGTACGGGTCAGCTCCGCAGCTCAGGTTAACGCGCAGGCGCTCGATCAGGTGCTCAACATCGTTCTTGTCGCGGTTGTACTTGTGCAGCGAAGACCGGAGCACCTCCAGGCTGGCCTCCGTCTCGGGCAGCACCACAAGCCGCACGCCCATCTTCTGCAGCCTGTCCGCTTCCTGCTTCCAGTCCACCTTGGCGATGATGTCCACCGTCGGCTTGATCCCCTGCACCTTCTTGACAGTGCGGACCGTCGCCTCCGGGTCGCTGATAGTGATTATGACGAGCCTCGCGAAACGGACATTGGCGGCCATGAGAACGTTCTCGTTGGTGCTTACACCGTACACGCCGTAGTGGCCCCTCGCGCGCCACCTGTCTATCACGCCAGGGTCGATATCTATCACGGCCAACGGCACCTTTTGCTGCTCCAGGGCCTGTGCGACCGCCGAGCCTACCCTGCCCAGCCCGCAAACGACAACATGGTTGTGCATCAGTGGGTCGATATCGGCCTCGTCATCGGCCCGCGACTTGTATGGGCGCAGCCACTTGTAACGCTTCCCCAGCCGGGCCACGCCCCAGTCCCCTGCCGCCATCACGCCGGGTGTAAGCGCCATCGTGAGCACCGTGATCGTCACGGCGAACGACACGAAGTTAGAGTCCACAAGCCCAAGGGCGGCGGCCGCACCGCATATGATGAAGCTAAACTCTCCCACCTGGAACATTCCTATGCCCGTCAGGATGGATGTCACAGGCAGGTAACCGAACCACAGCATAAAGACTGTGGTGAAGACCACCTTTAGCACCGAAGACAGCACTATGACCCAAACGACAAGCATCCAGTTGTCCAGGATGTATGAGGGGTCCGTCAGCATGCCGAGCGAAACGAAGAACAGAGCGGCAAACGTGTCCTTGAGCGGCAGTACCTCGGAAAGGGCGCGGTGCCCGAAATCCGACTCAGCGAGGATCATGCCCGCGAGAAACGCTCCCATGGCAGCGGAGAGTCCCGTCATTGATGTCACTGCGGCAGTGCCGAATATTACCGCGACTACCGCCAGAAGGAACAACTCCCTGGAACCGAGCAGGGTGATGCGTTTGAGGACCCATGGGATGACTTTGCCGCCCAGGATCCAGGTAACGGCCAGCATCGCCCCCGCCTGCAACAGGCCCAACCCCACGTTTTGCACCACCGAGCCCGCCTCGCCGTCCAGGACCGGTATGAGTGCGACCATCGGAATGAATGCAACGTCCTGCAGTACGTGGAGACCGGTCATCAGCCTGCCGTGCACTGTCCTCAGCTCGTTGCGGTCAGCGAGCACCTTCAGCACAACCATCGTGCTGCTCAGCGAGACGATCATCCCCATGATCACCGCTTCCTTGGGGAGCCACCCGGCAAGAAGGGCGAAGGGAAAGAACCCCGCCATAGTCAGGATGATCTGGGCCGTACCCCCGAGCACCACCGCCTTGCCTGCTTTGCGAAGCTCCCTGAGGGAAACTTCCGCGCCCACGGCGAACATCAGCAGGACGACGCCAAACTCGGCGAGAGTGTGCACTATGTCCTGGTCGTGCACCAGTTTTAACACATAGGGGCCGATCACAACGCCGGCGACCAGGTAACCGAAAATCACCGGGAGCCGCAAAAAACGGGCGATGGTGGCGCCGGCAAAGGCGCCCACCATGATTATGATTATCTCTACAAAAAGCGTGCCGTCTGCATGCATAGTAGATGAATGCTAAACAGAGTCTTAGATTCTTACAAGGAGAATTTGAGCCCCGTTTGCGAGGAACAAATCGCTGCGCCCGGCTTGACACCCGCACCCATCCCGTTAGAATTGTCCATGGTTACACGCCAGCCGTAGTGGTACCCAGGGTGCTACC
This genomic stretch from SAR202 cluster bacterium harbors:
- a CDS encoding aldo/keto reductase; this translates as MEKRVLGKTGLEVSLLGIGLFEIGLLDRRDGVRQVTGLLNAALDMGINFLDTGECYYSSEDLIGKAVSGRRREFVLATKFGHAVESVDSPEWSKVTLAASLDRSLRRLQTDHVDIIQLHSCTKDILEAGEVIEALFRAREAGKARYIGYSGDNDAALWAARSGAFDTLQTSFNLVDQLARKELLGIAEANHLGIIIKRPIGNTVWGAAARPGLSRGNYYERAVAMSALGPLPDAPEDAVEMALGFIFSHPQVDTAIVGTTSLKHLKANVETIEKRLPISPSTVAELRRRFDILGKDWPQQK